The genomic interval CGAGCAGGTCGAGGGCTTCGGCGTCGATATCCACGAGGGCGAAGTCACCGGCATCGAGGAGACCGAGGACGGGTTCGCCGTCACAACCGACGACGGCGAGGCCGAAGCGTCCTATCTGGTGCTCGCGACCGGCGCCGACCGCTCGCTGGCCGAGGAACTGGGCTGTGCGTTCGACGGCGACCTCGTCGACGTGACCCTCTCGATGGAGACCAGCGTCGGGGACGCCTACGCCACCGGGGCGATGGTCCGGGACCAGGAGTGGCAGGCTATCATCTCCGCGGGCGACGGCGGAGCGGCCGCGCTCGACATCCTCTCGAAGGAGGAAGGCGAACACTTCCACGACTTCGACACGCCGGCGGACGCCGAGTAAGCCGGCCCGCTACCGGCCGTATCACTCCGCCCACCGCTCGATAGCGCCCCGGATTATCGTCGCCTCGAAGTCGTGGTCCGGGCGGATGTTGACGAAGTCCAGGAACTCCTCCGCTGCCAGTAGCTCCGCCGTGGTGTAGTGGGCTCTCGCCGCGTCGACGGCCGCGTGGCCACCGACGAGCGGCTCCAGGGCCCCCAGCGCACAGGCCAGGTCGTAGGCCCGCGCGTCGGCGATCGCTTCGGCCCGCACGCTCGTGGCGTCGATGAAGTACAACTGCTCGTCGGCCACGAGGACGTTCTCCGAGCGGAAGTCGCCGTGGGCCAGCCCGTCGTCGTGCATCCGGTGGAGGAAATCGAAGACGGTGGCGGCGTGGCGCGTCACGGTCTCGCGCGGGAGCTCGTCGAGGGTCCGGAACTCGCGGAGGTACTCGAGGACGAGCACGCCCATCCCCTCGTACTCGAACGCCTCGATGGGTCTGGGTGCGTTGACGCCCAGCTCGCGCATTCGACGGGTCGCCGCGAGCTCGTGTTCGGCCATCTCGTATGGCGTGCCGAAGTGCTCGAAGAAGCCGGCGGTGCCCGAGGAGAACGCACCGATGTTGCGCCCGGTGGTCAACAGGGCGTGGACCATCGAGTTCTGCGGGGTGATGAGTTTGACGAACCAGCGGTCGTCGACGACCATCGGCGTCGAGAGCCAGTTGTCGGCCTCCAGAAAGCGGACGCGGCCGGCCGGCTCGTCGTACCGGTCGAGGACCGCGCGGCTGACACCTTCGAGTTGCGACCACGGGACCGTCCCGCGCAGGAGCCGTCGGAACGCCACGAGTTGAGGGAGGTGAGGCCGACTGATAGGCGTTGTGTCCCACACGGTATTTGTTGACAGCGGACATAACTACGGTATGGAGTTCACGCTCCCGGCCGAACACCGACAGATTCGGGCCGCTGTGCGGGAGTTCTGCGAGGGGGAGATCGCCCCCATCGCGCAGGACATCGAGGACGAGGCCCGCTTCCCCGCCGAGATTTTCGAGGCGCTGGGGCGACTTGACATGCTCGGCGTCCCCGTCGACGAGCGGTGGGGCGGGCTGGGCGGCGACCAGCTCATGTACGCGCTCGTCTGTGAAGAGCTGGGCCGCGTTTCCGGCGCCATCGGGCTCTCCGTGGCGGCGCACACCTCGCTGGCGTGCAAGCCCATCGAGCGTTTCGGGACCGACGCCCAGCGCGAGCGGTGGCTCGAACCGCTGGCGACCGGCGAGCAACTCGGCGCGTGGGCGCTGACCGAGCCCGGCAGCGGGAGCGACGCCAGCGACATGGACACCACTGCCGAGCGCGACGGCGACGAGTACGTCATCGACGGTATCAAACAGTTCATCACGAACGGCTCCGTCGCGGGCGCCGTCCTCGTGAAGGCGGTCACCGACCCGTCGGCGGGGTACGACGGCATCTCCACGTTCGTCGTCTCGCCGGAGGACGACGGCTGGGCGGTAACCGAGGAGTGGGAGAAGCTGGGGCTCAACGCCTCGCCGACCTGTGAGCTCCAGTTCGACGACTGCCGGGTCCCGGCCGACCGGCTGCTGGGCGAGGAGGGAGACGGCTGGGCACAGACCCGTGCCACGCTGGACGGCGGGCGGATCTCCATCGCGGCGCTCTCGGTGGGGCTCGCTCAGGGGGCCTACGAAGCCGCCAGGTCCTACGCCACGGAACGCGAGCAGTTCGACCGCCCCATCTCGAAGTTCGACGCCGTCCGGGACAAGATCGTGGCGATGGACCGCAAAATCGAGCGCTCGCGGCTGCTCACACACAAGGCCGCGACGATGTACGACCGGGGAGCGGACGTGACTCGGATGGCCTCGCTCGCCAAACTCGACGCCAGCGAGACAGCCCGCGAGGTGGGCGAGGCGGCCGTGCAGGTGCTGGGCGGCTACGGCTACCTCACCGAATACGCCCCACAGCGCTTCTACCGGGACGCGAAGCTGATGGAGATAGGCGAGGGGACCAGCGAGATACAGCGGCTGGTCCTGGGCCGTGAGCTGGGGCTCTGACTCAGTGCTCGTCGAGCCGCGGGACGACGGTGACCGGGACCGTCGTCTCGTTGACCACGGCGACGGCGGCGTCGCCGCTGCGGAGCCGGCCGCTCAGCCCCTTCGGTTCGTGGCCCATGACGATGTGGGTGATATCCACGTCCTCGGCGATTTCGAGCAGTTCGCGGGCGATACGGGCGCCCGGCCGGCGGCTGTGGCGACCCACGTACTCCAGAGCGACCGTCGCCTCCACCGGCTCGTCGGCCAGCCGGTCCGAGAGCGCGTCGCGCATCCGTTCTGCGGCCCGGTCCGCGTCGGCGTCGTCGACGAGATGGACGACGTACAGCGGTGTCGCCAGCCCCTCGCCGAGCGTGACGGCCGTTTCGAGAACACGGCTGGACGCCTCGTCGTCAGCGACTGCGACCAGAATGGTCATACGGCGTGTAGGGCCCGCCAACAAATATTGTTTATCTAACAACTACTCGGACGCGTCGATATCGGGGTCGAACAGGTCCGCGACCGAACAGTCGAACTGCGCCGCGAGCTTGAACGCCAGTTCGAGCGACGGGTCGTAGCGCTCGCGTTCGATGGCGTTGATCGTCTGGCGGCTGACGCCGACCGTCTCCGCAAGCTCGCCCTGGCTCAGCCCGTCGCGACTCCGGTACACGTCGAGTTCGTTTTTCATAGACGAGAGCGGTGCCAGAGATAGGACAGGCCGAAGGCGATAAAGAGTCCGATGTAGCCGTAGAACGCGCCCCGTACTATCGGGGGAGCTGTGTAGTCGGTGAGCCAGGTCAGCAGGCGCAGCGCCGCCGCGCCGGGGACCGCGACGGCGACGACTAACTGCAGGGCGGTCAGGCTGGCGCGGCGTTCGAGCGCCCAGTCGCGCTCGTCCATCAGCTGGACGTCCGACCCTTTCCAGATGACGAAAAAGGCTAAGAGGCCGACCCAGTACACCGCCTCGCCGACCAGGGGATAGTCGAAGTAGCGAAGGAGCAACGACACTGCCGTCCCGCCCAGCACCGAGCCGTACATCAGTCGCCGATACGTCCGCCGCTTGGAGAGCCTCGTCGTCGCGGGGGAATCAGTCATCGCCATGAGTGTAAAGCGCGCTTTACAGTAAAGTCCACTTTACACACCCACTTAGTTCTGTTGGACGAACGAAATTCCCGACGGAACCGTCTAGAACGGGTCAGTCCGTCGATTTCAGGTTGTGGACGGCGTCGAGCCACTCGACGACCTCGGCGGTCGGTTCCAGCGCGGCGGCGATACGGTCGGCGTCCTTGTAGGCCATCGGCGCCTCGTCGCGCACTCCCTCGACGACCGACTCGGAGTAGACCCCGTCCATCGCCGCGGCGAACTCGTCCATGTCGACGATGTCGTGGGCGCGCGTCCGGCTCATCACCCGACCCGCGCCGTGGGGCGCGGTCTGGTGCCACTCGTCGTTGCCCTTCCCCCGGGCGATGACTGACCCCTCGGCCATGTTGAAGGGGACGACGAGGCGCTGCCCCTCACGGGCCGGCGTCGCGCCCTTCCGGATGGTCATGTCCCGGAAGTCGATGTAGTTGTGGACGCTCTGAAAGCGCTCGACCGGTTCGACGCCGAGCGCCTCACAGATGGCGTCGCTCATCAGCTCGCGGTTCCAGCGGGCGTACTGCTGGGCGAACAGCATGTCGACGTAGTAGCCGTGGGCCTCCCGGCCTTCGAGCCAGTCGAGGTCCGTGTTCCGGTCGTCGTCGCCGAGGTCGTCCCGCACCGCCTGCTGGAGCCGACCGAGTCTGTCGAAGGCGTCCTCGATGTCCTTGCCCGATAGCTCGCGGCGGAGGCGCTCCTTGTCGATGTAGGACTCGCCCATCCCCCCGGTGACCCAGGTGTAGAGGTCGCGGGACTCGACGGTGTCCGGGTCGAACTTCAGGAACTCGGTGTACTCGTCGGGAATCGACTCCCGGATGTCACCGATGGCACGCCGGTCCGTCGCCGTCGACTGCCAGTACTGGGCGACCGACATCCCCAGATACCGGGAGCCGCTGTGGACGATGACCCAGTAGTCGCCCGACTCGCGGCCGCGGGCGAACTCGACGAAGTGGTTCCCGCCGCCCAGCGTCCCCGCGCTCTTGATGACGTGGTCTACTCCCTGGCGCTGGTCGGCCAGCACGCGCTCACAGAGCGACTCGAAGTAGTCGCCGTCGTAGCCGTCGAAATCGAATTCGATGGGGTCGATACGCTCGCCGAACCGGTCGGCGAAGGCCGCGTCGAAGCGCTCGAACACCTCGTTGGCACGCTCGAACGGGAACTCCTCGACCAGATGGGGCGCGTCGCCGTAGTCGTGGACGTCCCGTCCCATCGGGACGGCCTCGCGGACGCGCCGCTCGCGCTCGGCGTCGGCCAGGGGAAGCGCCTCGCCCAGCCGCGTCGCGGCCATCCCACAGCCCACGTCGACGCCGACGATGTTGGGGACGACGCGGTCGGCCAGCGGCATCGTGAAGCCGATGGGCGCGCCGGCGCCCCAGTGGGTGTCGGGCATGATGCGCACCGGTTCGGTGAACGCAGGGTGGTCGATGAGGGTCTGAATCTGCGACATACACCCCTCTTCTACCAGCGACTCGTCGTCGACCATCACGCGCGCCGTCGTGTGGGCGCCCTCCAGCTCGATTGGCATCTTGTCGGAGGTAGTCCGGACGGCCGTTTGAACCTCACGGTGGCACTGCTACTCGAACCGTCTCGCCGACGGGCCGGCTCATCCCGCAGACGGGGGCGTCGACTGGCCCGGTTCCCAGCGGCTGAGAATTCGGTCCGGTTTATTTGCCGTTTCCTCCCGGATGTTCACATGTGAGGCACCGATGAACTACCAAACTGCTCCCCTGACCGACACCGTCGAACTCGAACTGGACGGGCCCTGGACCGCCTACTGGCTGGCCGTCCTCAGGCTCGTGACCGGCTGGTGGTTCTTCCACGCCGGCGTGACCAAGCTCATCGAGGACGGGCTGGCCTTCACCTACGGCCCGGCGTACCTCAAGGGGATGACCGGGACGGTGCTTGGCCCCATCCCGGTCTGGATGGGCAACAACCTCGCGTGGCTCATCCAGCCCGGCGTCCCCCTGGGCGAGACGTTCATCGGGCTGGCGCTGATGGCCGGTGTGCTGACGCGGCTGGCCGCCGCGGGCGGGGTCTTCTTCATGACCCTGTTCTGGATCGGCAACGCCGAGTTCGGCCACGGCCTCGTCAACGCCGACCTGATGGGCCTGCTGCTGTTCGCGACGGTCCTCGTCGTGGGCGCCGGCCGGTACTACGGGCTGGACGGCGTCATCGAAGGGACCAAGCTGGTCAAACGACACCCGAAACTCCGGTACATACTGGGGTGACCAAGACATGACTGACATCATCGAGAAAGCGGCAATGGCACTGGGCGGCGGACTCGTGGCCCTCGGCATCGTCGGCCTGGGCGTCGTCGAGTTACTCGCGGGCAAACCCTACGGGGCGGCGCCCCTGACCAACGAGGCCGGCGCGGTCCTCGCGACGCCGGCGGTCGACCCGGCCGTCCGGACCGGACTCGTGCTGGCCGGTCTGGTCGTGCTGGGCCTCTACGGGGCCTACACGGCCGCGACGGCCGAAGCAACTGGCGAGGAGCAGGGCACCGCCGCCGACACGATGGCAGACTGACCCACCACTTTTCTCGCCGCGTGCGCTCGGTCCGGTATGCTCGACGCTGGTGACCCAGCCCCCGACTTCGACCTCGACGGGACCGACGGCCAGACGGTCGGCGCGTACAGACTCTCGGCAGCGGCCCAGCGGGCGCCCGTCCTCGTCGCGTTCTACACCGCGGACTTCGAGCCGCGGTGCCGGGCGTATCTCGAAGCGCTCCGTGACACCGACTGGGCCGCGCTGACCGACGCCATCGCCGTCCTCGGGGTGGCGCCCGGCAGTATCGACGACCACCGGGCCTTCGCCGCCGACCTGGAGCTGCCCTTCCCGCTGCTCGCCGACCACCCCGGCGTCGACGCGCAGTTCGGCGTCCAGCGCTCCGACGGCTCGACCCGGCGTGCGGCCTTCCTCGTCGACGGCCGCTGTCGGGTCCAGTTCGCGTGGGCGGACCCTGAAACCGCCGAGACGCCGGATATCGAACCCGTCCGCTCGGCCGTCGCCCGGCAGTGAGTGGAAAGGGGTAAGCGCCGCCCTCGCACACGACACCGTATGGAAGAGCGTTCCCGGGCCGGCGTCCGCCGAACGTACGAGCGCATCGGCGACCACTTCTCGAAGACCCGCGAGTACGCCTGGCCCGAGGTCGAAGCGTTCGTCGACGACGCCGCCGGCTGCGAGACGGCGCTGGACCTTGGCTGTGGCAACGGCCGCCACGCCGCGCTCCTGACCGACGTGGCCGACCGCGTCGTCGGGCTGGACGCTAGCCGCGCGCTGCTCGCCGAGGCCCGGCGGCGCCTCGGTGACAGCACGACCCTCGTGCTGGGCGACGCCTCCCGGCTCCCGCTGGCCGCCGATAGCGTGGACCTCGCCGTCTTCGTCGCGACGCTCCATCACCTCCCCTCGGCCGCCGACCGGCAGGCCAGCCTCGCCGAACTCGCTCGCGTGCTCGCCCCCGGCGGCCGAGCCCTCGTCAGCGTCTGGAGCACGGCCCACGACCGCTTCGACGCCCCCGCAGACGCCGAGACGGGGTTCGATACCACCGTCGACTGGACGCTCCCCGGCGGCGAGCGAGTGCCCAGATTCTACCACATCTACGCGCCAGCGGAGTTCGAGCGCGAGCTCGCCGACAGCGGGCTGGCGACGGTGTCGTTCGAGCTATCGAGTGGCAACTGCTACGCCGTGGTCCGGTCCGAAGGGAAAGGTCCTTAATCACGTTCCGTTTATCACCGAGTGAGCGCGGCGGTGGTGAGCAACTCAACGAGTTGCGAACGACGCCGCGAATGCGATGAGCGGCGGTGGTGAGCAGTTCCGCAGGAACTGCGAGCCTCGCTGTGCGAACGAAGTGAGCGCGGCGGTGGTCTAGTGGTAGGACCTGAGCCTTCCAAGCTCATGGCCCGGGTTCAAATCCCGGCCGCCGCATTTTGCTGCGAGCAAATCGCGAGCAGCAAATGCTGAACAGAGAGATTTGAACCCTACGAGTCGCAGTGCGCGCAGCGAACGGAGTGAGCGAGCACAACCGTCTTCGCGTGGTTCAAACACCGACGGACTCCGTCCGTCGAGGCTCGCGAAACCTCCGGTTTCGCTCACTCCCGGCCGCCGCATTCTGCGAGCCATACGGGAGCACCCGTCGAACCGGAGACACTACCGCCGAGAGAATCGGGGCCGCTACCGCTCGACCGACTCCCAGGTGTCCGAACTGATGGTCGCGTCGGGGTTGTCGGCGACGGCGACGGTGAGCGTGTCCTCGGTCTCCGTACTGACCAGTTCGACCCGACCGCTGTCACTCGCGGGCCCGCTTGGCAACTCGGCGGGCCGCTCGGTGGCCTGCGCTCGCGTCACGCCGCGTTCCGACGCCCCGTCGGGCTGGGCCGTCTCGCCGGACTGGCCGTCGGCCGGCGTCCCGGCGCCGAAAATCGCTCGGAGCGCCGACTTCAGCCCGGAGAGAAACCGCCGGATGGGAGTGTCCTCACCCGGTCCCGTCCGGGGTGCCGTCGGACCGTCACCCCGCGGCTCGTCGAGGGGTATGAGACTCATGCGCATGGGTAGGGTGTGGCGCTACTAAACAGTTGCGTCGCCTACAGGTTTGCGCCGCTCAGAGCTCGATTCGCTCGACTATTTGGTTGCCGTTCTGGTGGCTGTTGAGCGCCACGATACGGATACTCTCTTCGAGACCCGAGTCGTCGAGTTTCGCCTTCAACAGGTTGTCGACCTGATAGACGCCGGCGGCGTTGTTCATCTCGATCTCGACCAGCACGGGGTAGTCGTCGCCGCTGCTGAGCGTGACCGTCTCGATGGCCTGACTGGAGACCGTGTTGATGCCGCGGCCGCCGCGTTCGTACGGGATACGCGAGCGGCCCCGTTCCATGTCCAGCGCGTCGGCCACCCGGACCACCCCGGCCTCCAGGGTGAGGGGTTGCTCCTCGGTGTGGTGACAGAGGATGGCGTGGAGCACTTCGCCTTTCACCCGGACGCGCTCGGCGATGTCGTAGTGGTCCTCCAGCAGCCGGTCCAGCAGGTCCGCCGCGAGGGGAATCGAGTAGTAGGGGTGTTCGTCGCGGTGGACGACGTGGCCGATGTCGTGCAGTGTCGCGGCGAGCGCGATGATGACCGCCTCGTCGGCCTCGTCTAGGTCCTGCTGGGCTGCGCCGTTGAACTGGACGCCGCCCTGTTTGAGCAGGTCGTAGAGACACAGCGCTCGGTTCCGGACGATACTGATGTGTTTCGTCCCGTGGTCGTTGTAGCGCTTGCGCGCCACGGGATTGACGTTCTGGGCTTCGAGATACGCCTGCACCTCTTCGTCGTCGGCCAGCATACCGAGGACAGCGTTGACCCGTCCGTCGGGAAACGCGTGGTCGCCGTCGGGGTCGTAGATGCGGCCGGCCGCCTCGTCGTCGGTCTCACTCATGGCCATAGCAAGTGCGGCCAGCGAGAAAAACCCGGGCTTTCAGACGGCTTGCCGTGGCGCGTTGCCGGTAGTCGCCGCCCCGGGGCCGGCGGTGTCCGGCACTGCCCGTAAGCGGTCCGTCTCAGGCGGTCTGTGCGGCCTCGACCACTTCGTCGTAGTCGGGCTCGACCCCGGGGTCGTCGCTGACCCAAGCGTACGTGACGGTCCGGTCCTCGTCGACGACGAACACCGCTCGCTTCGCGAGGTCGTGGACGCCCAGCGCAGTGAAGTCCATCGCGATATCGTACGCGTCGATGATCTCGCGGTCGCTGTCGCTGACGAGCTCGAAACCGAGTCCCAGTTCGTCCCGGAAAGCGTTCTGGGCGAACGGCGTGTCGATGCTGACGCCGTACACGGTGACGCCCGCGTCGGCGAGTTCGTCAAGGCGGTCGTCGAACGACTCCATCTCGTGGCTACAGACACTCGTGAACGCGCCGGGGAAAAAGGCCAGCACGACCGGCCCGCGGGCGACCGCGTCGGAGAGAGTCATCTCGGCTACGTCGCCGTTTGCGAGCGGTGCGGTGAAATCCGGGGCCTCGTCGCCGACTGAAACCATATCGCTGGCTGGGGCCCCGAAACAGATTAGTGCGGTGGTCCGGCCCGCGAGTCGCGCGGTTGTTTAAGTACCAGCCGGCCCAAAGGGACAGCCATGCCCGATACGATGGAGGTCTACACAGGCATCGAGGTCACGGTCGAACACGTCTCGACGCTCGCCAACGGCGGCGCCCGCTTCAACATCACCGCCGAGGACGGCCGGAAGTGGCAGATCGACCTCACCCGGGGCGGCGAGACCGAGGTCGTGACGACGTGGCGCGACGGTGCGCTGGCTGACCTCGACGTTCCGGACTGGCTGGACGACGTGACTGCCCGACTCGTCCAACAGTAGGGCGTGCTCGCGCGGGCCGGCGACAAAAGGTTGATATCGGTCGGTTTTCGTCTCAGCCCGAAACGTCGATATTAGCTATTTCAGCCCCTCTAAAAGACCGTTCGCGAACCCAGGGGCAGGCAAAAAGACTATAATAGCAACCGCGTAAATTCCCATCACAATGTCAGGGACCATCGTACCGCTGTTCCCGGGGATACCCGGTGGGCCGGAGCTGCTAGTCATCCTCCTCATCGCCGTGCTCCTGTTCGGCGCGAACAAGATTCCGAAACTCGCTCGTTCGACCGGTGAGGCGATGGGTGAGTTCCAGAAGGGGCGCGAGGAAGTCGAACAGGAACTCGAAGAGATGCGGGAGGGCGGGGCGGCCGCGGACGGCGAGACGACTGCCGCTGACGACACCGCGACGTCGGCTACCGAGAGCGAGTCCGTCACGACCGAGGAGACGACGAGCGACTCCAAGAACTGAACTGCCTTTTCGGACGTTTCGGCTGTCCCGACGGGGGCGTGTGGCCTAGTGGACGAGGGTGAGGGGTTCCTAACCCCTAGAGCGCGGGTTCGAATCCCGCCACGCCCGTCTCGTTCGTGACACTCACTCGACGCGCGTGGCGACCATCGCGAAACCTCCGGTTTCGCTCAGTCCCGCCACGCCCGTGTAGAGTGCCGACGGGCGGAGCGGGTTACGCCATCGGGACCGCCCGTTACTCGACGACGACGGCGCCGCGCATGTTGAAGCCCTGATGGGGCGCGCAGTAGTAGAAGTAGACGCCGGCGTCGTCGAAGGTGTGCTCGAACTCGTGGCCCTCCTCGTCCGTCAGGTCGCTCTCGAAGTCACCGTTCTCGTGGACGACGTTGTGTCCGTTGCCCTCCCCGGTCCAGGCCCAGGTGACGGTCGTCCCGCTGTCGACGCGGACGGCAGCCGGGGCGAAGGCGAAGTTGCCGCCGTTACCCAGGGCACCGACGTCGACGGTGGCGCCGCCGCTCCCGGTCTCGTCCTGAATCGTCCCGTCGTAGTTGTCGGTCTCATTGAGGTACTGGTCGACCGCGACCTGTGGGGTGCCGGTCGCCTCGGGCACGGCACCGTCGGAGCCGCCGCATCCGGCCAGCAGTCCCACACTCGCGGCGGCCGCGGTTCCGAGGAACGCCCGCCGGTTCAGTCTGCCTGTCATACGTCGCTCTGACGGGCGCAGTGTGAAAACACCACCCATTCGCCGGTGTCCCGTCGCCGACACCGATCTAGTTCGGACGTGGGTTCGTGACGGGTAGCGGCCGAACCGTCGTTATTCGCGGCCTCGACGCTCGTACTGTCAGAGGTCCCGTGAGTCACCCTCGCGCGTTCCGAGATTCCGACCGGAGCGGAATATCGCTACTGCCAATCGTCGACGCGCTCGGTCCGTAGCTCCGACCGGGCGTGCCACTTCCGCGGTCTGAGCGTGACGACGACGCCGGCGAGGTAGACGAGTGCGACGGCCGCGGTGACGACGACGCCCGGCACCATCCCGATGGCCGCGCTCGACGGCCAGTCAGCCCCGTCGGCGAACGACGTGACGCGAATCACCCAGGCCGCGTTCACGACCGTAAAGAGCGCGAGGTACACCCGCCGCAGCCGGTGTGCCAGCGCTTCCTCGAAGGGAATCTTCACCGTCGGCTGGCTGTAGTCCTCGCTGAGCTTGCGTCGCCAGTCGTGGTCCGTCACGTCGCGACTGGGGTCGAGTCCCGGGGCCCAGACGTTCTCCTGTATGAGCCTGACGCGGGAGCGCCACACGTCGAAGCCCCGATAGCGGTGGGCTTCGATGCCCAGAAACACGCCGAGCGTGACCAGCCCCACGAGGACCAGGTAGTGTGGGTTCGTGGGGTCGGAGAACGCCCAGGTGAGGATGGCGGCAATGACCGTCACCGCCCAGTTCGTGGTTCGGTCGAGCCGTTCGCGCCAGCGTGTCATCCGGTGGACCTCGGCCCGATAGAGGTGCGCCATCGAGGAACTCGGCCCCATCTCCTGCTCGAAGAGACCGACGCCGAGGCGCCGTTCGCGCTCGTCGCTCGGGTCGAACGAGCCGTCGACCCGCTCTCCGTCGTCGCTCATCCCGCAGGCTCACCGACGTTAGCCCGGAACTCGCGGCCGAGCGGTCCCCGCTCGGCGTGGTCGTCGTCGCGGTACCACTGCGTCTGGTCGGCGATGCCTCCCGGCTCACGAGACGCGTACACGCGGTGGGAGCTGTTGCCGTCGCCGTCGACCGGCAGTCGACCACGCGTGCGGTCGCGGCCGGTCAGACCGTGCACGCGGTCGAACAGGACCGCGCGCTGTACGTCCGCTTCGAGAGAGCTGTGGCTGGCTTCGGGCATTGTCTCATCCTCCGCGCCGCGGCCGGAAAAGTCGTTGCGCTCACGCTGTCTCGTCCGTCTTCGGGGCTGCCGTCCCGGTGGCCCCGGTTAGCGGTGCTGTCCCTCGTCTTCGCGTCGGCGCATCTCGTGGCGCGTGAACTGGGGCGTCCCGAGACCGCTCCCCCGAGACCGCCCGAACGACCAGCCGAGAACCAGGAGTGACGCGACGGTCACGCCGAGCGCAAGCGCCGTCGACGGAAGCGTCGCGTCGACGTAGAAGAAGGCCGCGACCGGAATCCCGGCGGCCGCGACGAACCCCAGAAGCAGCCGCTGGGCCATCTGCCGGGCGAGGCCGTCACCGTCCTTGAGCACCGTCTCCAGTGTCAGCTCCCCGCGTTCGGCGATGTCGAGCGCCCGCTCGGCTCTCGGAGGCGTCGTCACCAGCGACCGGGCGCCGCTGGTGACGGTCTCTTGAATCTCCTCTCGGATAGCTGACCCCGCGTCCGCCCCACCCTGTTCCATCACGTAGTCGGTGATGATATCGATGAAGTCGAACTCGGGGTCGAGCGTCCGACAGACCCCTTCCAGCACGGTGGTAACCCGAACGACGAGCGCCAGGTCCTGTGGCAGGCGCATCGGGAACTCGTAGAGCTGGCTCTCGAACTGGTCGACCAGTTGCTCGACCCGGTACTCCGAGATGTCCTCGCCCCGGAACTGTTCGATGACGATCTCGAAGGCCTCGGCCATCACCTCGCGGTTCGCGCTCGGGTCCAGCGCCCCCATGGCGACGAAGGCGTCCATCACCCGCTCTACGTCGTCGGTCGCCAGCCCGACGTAGAACTCCATCAGCTGGTCTCTGGTCCGGGGCCCAAGACGCCCGGTCATCCCGAAGTCGTAGAAGACGAGCGTCCCGTCG from Halomicroarcula saliterrae carries:
- a CDS encoding NAD(P)/FAD-dependent oxidoreductase — its product is MTDVLVVGGGPAGLSAALFTEKNGLDTAVYDTDETWMHKAHLFNYLGIDSMDGSEFMEVSREQVEGFGVDIHEGEVTGIEETEDGFAVTTDDGEAEASYLVLATGADRSLAEELGCAFDGDLVDVTLSMETSVGDAYATGAMVRDQEWQAIISAGDGGAAALDILSKEEGEHFHDFDTPADAE
- a CDS encoding RIO1 family regulatory kinase/ATPase is translated as MAFRRLLRGTVPWSQLEGVSRAVLDRYDEPAGRVRFLEADNWLSTPMVVDDRWFVKLITPQNSMVHALLTTGRNIGAFSSGTAGFFEHFGTPYEMAEHELAATRRMRELGVNAPRPIEAFEYEGMGVLVLEYLREFRTLDELPRETVTRHAATVFDFLHRMHDDGLAHGDFRSENVLVADEQLYFIDATSVRAEAIADARAYDLACALGALEPLVGGHAAVDAARAHYTTAELLAAEEFLDFVNIRPDHDFEATIIRGAIERWAE
- a CDS encoding acyl-CoA dehydrogenase family protein: MEFTLPAEHRQIRAAVREFCEGEIAPIAQDIEDEARFPAEIFEALGRLDMLGVPVDERWGGLGGDQLMYALVCEELGRVSGAIGLSVAAHTSLACKPIERFGTDAQRERWLEPLATGEQLGAWALTEPGSGSDASDMDTTAERDGDEYVIDGIKQFITNGSVAGAVLVKAVTDPSAGYDGISTFVVSPEDDGWAVTEEWEKLGLNASPTCELQFDDCRVPADRLLGEEGDGWAQTRATLDGGRISIAALSVGLAQGAYEAARSYATEREQFDRPISKFDAVRDKIVAMDRKIERSRLLTHKAATMYDRGADVTRMASLAKLDASETAREVGEAAVQVLGGYGYLTEYAPQRFYRDAKLMEIGEGTSEIQRLVLGRELGL
- a CDS encoding universal stress protein, translated to MTILVAVADDEASSRVLETAVTLGEGLATPLYVVHLVDDADADRAAERMRDALSDRLADEPVEATVALEYVGRHSRRPGARIARELLEIAEDVDITHIVMGHEPKGLSGRLRSGDAAVAVVNETTVPVTVVPRLDEH
- a CDS encoding helix-turn-helix transcriptional regulator; this translates as MKNELDVYRSRDGLSQGELAETVGVSRQTINAIERERYDPSLELAFKLAAQFDCSVADLFDPDIDASE
- a CDS encoding DUF2178 domain-containing protein, with translation MTDSPATTRLSKRRTYRRLMYGSVLGGTAVSLLLRYFDYPLVGEAVYWVGLLAFFVIWKGSDVQLMDERDWALERRASLTALQLVVAVAVPGAAALRLLTWLTDYTAPPIVRGAFYGYIGLFIAFGLSYLWHRSRL
- a CDS encoding RtcB family protein; translation: MPIELEGAHTTARVMVDDESLVEEGCMSQIQTLIDHPAFTEPVRIMPDTHWGAGAPIGFTMPLADRVVPNIVGVDVGCGMAATRLGEALPLADAERERRVREAVPMGRDVHDYGDAPHLVEEFPFERANEVFERFDAAFADRFGERIDPIEFDFDGYDGDYFESLCERVLADQRQGVDHVIKSAGTLGGGNHFVEFARGRESGDYWVIVHSGSRYLGMSVAQYWQSTATDRRAIGDIRESIPDEYTEFLKFDPDTVESRDLYTWVTGGMGESYIDKERLRRELSGKDIEDAFDRLGRLQQAVRDDLGDDDRNTDLDWLEGREAHGYYVDMLFAQQYARWNRELMSDAICEALGVEPVERFQSVHNYIDFRDMTIRKGATPAREGQRLVVPFNMAEGSVIARGKGNDEWHQTAPHGAGRVMSRTRAHDIVDMDEFAAAMDGVYSESVVEGVRDEAPMAYKDADRIAAALEPTAEVVEWLDAVHNLKSTD
- a CDS encoding DoxX family protein, which codes for MNYQTAPLTDTVELELDGPWTAYWLAVLRLVTGWWFFHAGVTKLIEDGLAFTYGPAYLKGMTGTVLGPIPVWMGNNLAWLIQPGVPLGETFIGLALMAGVLTRLAAAGGVFFMTLFWIGNAEFGHGLVNADLMGLLLFATVLVVGAGRYYGLDGVIEGTKLVKRHPKLRYILG
- a CDS encoding redoxin domain-containing protein, coding for MLDAGDPAPDFDLDGTDGQTVGAYRLSAAAQRAPVLVAFYTADFEPRCRAYLEALRDTDWAALTDAIAVLGVAPGSIDDHRAFAADLELPFPLLADHPGVDAQFGVQRSDGSTRRAAFLVDGRCRVQFAWADPETAETPDIEPVRSAVARQ
- a CDS encoding class I SAM-dependent methyltransferase translates to MEERSRAGVRRTYERIGDHFSKTREYAWPEVEAFVDDAAGCETALDLGCGNGRHAALLTDVADRVVGLDASRALLAEARRRLGDSTTLVLGDASRLPLAADSVDLAVFVATLHHLPSAADRQASLAELARVLAPGGRALVSVWSTAHDRFDAPADAETGFDTTVDWTLPGGERVPRFYHIYAPAEFERELADSGLATVSFELSSGNCYAVVRSEGKGP